One stretch of Cervus canadensis isolate Bull #8, Minnesota chromosome 5, ASM1932006v1, whole genome shotgun sequence DNA includes these proteins:
- the RTN4 gene encoding reticulon-4 isoform X4: MDGQKKNWKDKVVDLLYWRDIKKTGVVFGASLFLLLSLTVFSIVSVTAYIALALLSVTISFRIYKGVIQAIQKSDEGHPFRAYLESEVAISEELVQKYSNSALGHVNCTIKELRRLFLVDDLVDSLKFAVLMWVFTYVGALFNGLTLLILALISLFSVPVIYERHQAQIDHYLGLANKNVKDAMAKIQAKIPGLKRKAE, from the exons TTGTTGACCTCCTCTACTGGAGAGACattaagaagactggagtggtgtTTGGTGCCAGCTTATTCCTGCTGCTCTCACTGACAGTATTCAGCATTGTGAGTGTAACGGCCTACATTGCCTTGGCCCTGCTCTCTGTGACTATCAGCTTTAGGATATATAAGGGTGTGATCCAGGCTATCCAGAAATCTGATGAAGGCCACCCATTCAG GGCATATTTGGAATCTGAAGTTGCTATATCTGAGGAGTTGGTTCAGAAGTACAGTAATTCTGCTCTTGGTCATGTGAACTGCACAATAAAAGAACTCAGACGCCTCTTCTTAGTTGATGATTTAGTTGATTCTCTGAAG tttgcAGTGTTGATGTGGGTATTTACCTATGTTGGTGCCTTGTTCAATGGTCTGACTCTACTAATTTTGG CTCTGATTTCACTCTTCAGTGTTCCTGTTATTTATGAACGGCATCAG GCGCAAATAGATCATTATCTAGGACTTGCAAATAAGAATGTTAAAGATGCTATGGCTAA AATCCAAGCAAAAATCCCTGGATTGAAGCGTAAAGCTGAATGA
- the LOC122441302 gene encoding LOW QUALITY PROTEIN: intestinal-type alkaline phosphatase-like (The sequence of the model RefSeq protein was modified relative to this genomic sequence to represent the inferred CDS: substituted 1 base at 1 genomic stop codon): MVTVQTYNVDRDVPDSAGTSTAYLCGVKTRMKVIGVSAAARYNQCNTTRGNEVTSVMNRAKKAGKSVGVVTTNRVQHASPAGAYAHTVNRNWYSDAQMSAGAKKEGCQDIATQMVYNMDIDVILGGGRRYMFPEGTPDPEYPRNSRQNGIRKDKRNLVQEWQAKHQGAQYVWNRTALLQAPNDSSVTHLMGLFEPGDMIYDFYRDYTMDPSLEEMTEAAVRVLSRNPWGFFLFVEGGRIDHGHHESIAYWALMEAVMFDNAIAKASQLTSEADTLTLVTADHSHVFIFGGYPLRGTSIFGLADGKAKDGRSYTSLLYGNGPGFQLXWGLRPDVDEIESMGPSYKQQAAVPLGSENHAGEDVAVFARGPWAHLMHGVQEQTFVVHVMAFAACVEPYTTDCRPQPPTSPMDTAHQAACPSSLALLVGVLLQLLVPALH; this comes from the exons ATGGTCACTGTGCAA ACATACAACGTGGACAGAGATGTACCAGACAGCGCAGGCACGAGCACTGCCTATCTGTGTGGGGTCAAGACCCGTATGAAAGTCATTGGTGTAAGTGCAGCCGCCCGCTACAACCAGTGCAACACGACACGTGGGAATGAGGTCACGTCTGTGATGAACCGGGCCAAGAAAGCAGGGAAGTCAGTGGGAGTGGTGACCACCAACAGGGTACAGCACGCCTCCCCAGCCGGGGCCTATGCACACACGGTGAACCGTAACTGGTATTCGGATGCTCAAATGTCTGCCGGGGCCAAGAAGGAGGGCTGCCAGGACATCGCCACACAGATGGTCTACAACATGGATATCGACGTGATCCTGGGTGGAGGCCGAAGGTACATGTTTCCTGAGGGGACTCCAGACCCTGAATACCCAAGAAATAGCAGACAGAACGGAATCCGGAAGGACAAGAGGAACCTGGTGCAGGAGTGGCAGGCCAAGCACCAGGGAGCCCAGTATGTGTGGAACCGCACGGCGCTCCTTCAGGCGCCCAATGACTCTAGTGTAACACACCTCATGGGCCTCTTTGAGCCGGGAGACATGATCTATGACTTCTACCGAGACTACACCATGGACCCATCCCTGGAGGAGATGACGGAGGCAGCCGTGCGTGTGCTCAGCAGAAATCCTTGGGGCTTCTTCCTCTTCGTGGAGGGAGGCCGCATTGACCATGGTCACCATGAAAGCATAGCTTATTGGGCACTGATGGAGGCGGTCATGTTCGACAATGCCATCGCCAAGGCTAGCCAGCTCACCAGTGAAGCAGACACACTGACCCTTGTCACCGCTGACCACTCCCATGTCTTCATTTTTGGTGGCTACCCACTTCGTGGGACCTCCATTTTCGGGCTGGCTGATGGCAAGGCCAAAGACGGTCGATCCTACACCTCCCTCCTTTATGGAAATGGCCCTGGATTCCAACTGTAGTGGGGCTTACGACCTGATGTGGATGAAATCGAGAGCATGGGCCCCAGCTACAAGCAGCAAGCGGCAGTGCCCCTAGGGAGCGAGAACCACGCCGGTGAGGACGTGGCAGTGTTTGCACGAGGCCCGTGGGCACACCTGATGCACGGCGTGCAGGAACAGACCTTCGTGGTGCATGTCATGGCCTTTGCTGCCTGCGTGGAGCCCTACACTACCGACTGCCGCCCTCAGCCCCCCACCAGCCCCATGGACACCGCCCACCAGGCTGCCTGCCCATCCTCACTGGCACTGCTGGTTGGGgtcctgctgcagctgctggtgCCTGCCCTGCACTGA